The following proteins come from a genomic window of Euwallacea fornicatus isolate EFF26 chromosome 9, ASM4011564v1, whole genome shotgun sequence:
- the LOC136340999 gene encoding putative inorganic phosphate cotransporter isoform X2, whose amino-acid sequence MDGGIGEVKGPEVSCIRVRYVQTALLFYLMGTSYAIRSILSVAVVAMVDTNSTNTNNIPTFEWKSTGVLLSSFYWSYAVLQFFAGPIAHMFSPKLILIIAMLVNSGTCLLLPTLSIHLGLGGAILCRLFQGFSQGFIIPLIHTLLGRWAPTNERSWISTTVYSGCSFGTIISMQITGYLSSSRFGWPASFYLFGGLGVGWCVLWLQWGADRPATHRSISAKERRYIEESLGQEHDENLKGIRVPWRAILTSLPYWAIIVAAIGESWGSTFLITEIPTYLSKITDIDIEKNGLYSSAPYVVAAFFTVLYGPIADYMISKGVTSRKTARRLFHGIGAFIPAGALIWLGYEESPWGIAALLIVAISLNGAMFCGYNVNHIDISPRFSGTLFGISNGVGQSLATLAPMLVEFITEEADKAVWRTMFIIAAIIYAGTAAFFITFLSVERQLWDSVICPGKNCLRGKEEGEML is encoded by the exons ATGGATGGCGGTATTGGTGAGGTCAAGGGGCCTGAAG TGTCATGCATTAGAGTCCGCTACGTTCAAACGGCCCTCCTCTTTTACCTAATGGGAACTTCCTACGCCATAAGATCAATACTGTCCGTAGCCGTAGTGGCCATGGTTGACACCAACAGCACCAACACCAACAATATTCCT ACGTTTGAATGGAAAAGCACTGGGGTGTTACTCTCATCGTTTTATTGGAGCTACGCAGTACTGCAGTTCTTCGCAGGGCCAATAGCGCATATGTTTTCGCCTAAGTTGATTCTAATTATTGCTATGTTGGTCAATTCAG GAACGTGCTTACTTCTACCCACCCTGAGCATTCATCTGGGCTTAGGAGGGGCGATCTTATGCAGACTGTTTCAAGGCTTTTCGCAAGGCTTTATTATTCCTTTGATCCACACCCTGCTGGGAAGATGGGCTCCAACCAACGAAAGGTCATGGATAAGTACTACGGTATATTCCG GTTGTAGTTTCGGCACCATAATCTCAATGCAAATCACCGGTTATCTTTCTTCATCTCGCTTCGGGTGGCCTGCGTCTTTTTACCTTTTTGGGGGTCTTGGAGTGGGTTGGTGCGTTCTATGGTTGCAGTGGGGAGCTGATAGACCAGCGACTCATAGAAGCATTAGCGCGAAAGAGAGGAGGTATATAGAGGAATCTTTGGGACAAGAACATGATGAAAACCTCAAG GGCATCAGGGTGCCGTGGAGAGCGATCCTAACATCACTGCCCTATTGGGCCATCATTGTTGCGGCCATCGGCGAGTCTTGGGGCAGCACCTTCTTAATCACAGAGATCCCGACGTATCTCAGCAAAATAACCGATATCGATATCGAAAAG AATGGACTGTACTCTTCAGCACCATACGTCGTGGCTGCGTTTTTTACAGTCCTCTATGGCCCAATAGCGGATTACATGATAAGTAAGGGGGTAACTTCTAGGAAAACGGCCAGAAGGCTTTTTCACGGAATAG GGGCCTTCATACCTGCAGGAGCTTTGATATGGTTGGGCTACGAGGAAAGCCCATGGGGAATAGCAGCGCTCCTCATAGTGGCAATAAGCCTTAATGGAGCCATGTTCTGTGGGTATAATGTAAACCACATCGACATATCTCCCAGATTCTCAGGGACACTTTTCGGGATTTCCAATGGGGTCGGACAATCCCTGGCCACTCTGGCGCCAATGCTCGTGGAGTTTATTACCGAAGAG GCGGATAAGGCTGTATGGAGGACCATGTTCATCATTGCTGCTATAATCTATGCTGGAACTGCTGCCTTCTTTATCACGTTCTTGTCAGTCGAGAGGCAATTGTGGGACTCGGTTATTTGCCCGGGGAAAAACTGCCTTCGGGGCAAGGAAGAAGGGGAAATGCTCTGA
- the LOC136340999 gene encoding putative inorganic phosphate cotransporter isoform X1: MDGGIGEVKGPEVSCIRVRYVQTALLFYLMGTSYAIRSILSVAVVAMVDTNSTNTNNIPTFEWKSTGVLLSSFYWSYAVLQFFAGPIAHMFSPKLILIIAMLVNSGTCLLLPTLSIHLGLGGAILCRLFQGFSQGFIIPLIHTLLGRWAPTNERSWISTTVYSGTSWPYSWDQTDRILWNFCKIAKLSFLGCSFGTIISMQITGYLSSSRFGWPASFYLFGGLGVGWCVLWLQWGADRPATHRSISAKERRYIEESLGQEHDENLKGIRVPWRAILTSLPYWAIIVAAIGESWGSTFLITEIPTYLSKITDIDIEKNGLYSSAPYVVAAFFTVLYGPIADYMISKGVTSRKTARRLFHGIGAFIPAGALIWLGYEESPWGIAALLIVAISLNGAMFCGYNVNHIDISPRFSGTLFGISNGVGQSLATLAPMLVEFITEEADKAVWRTMFIIAAIIYAGTAAFFITFLSVERQLWDSVICPGKNCLRGKEEGEML, encoded by the exons ATGGATGGCGGTATTGGTGAGGTCAAGGGGCCTGAAG TGTCATGCATTAGAGTCCGCTACGTTCAAACGGCCCTCCTCTTTTACCTAATGGGAACTTCCTACGCCATAAGATCAATACTGTCCGTAGCCGTAGTGGCCATGGTTGACACCAACAGCACCAACACCAACAATATTCCT ACGTTTGAATGGAAAAGCACTGGGGTGTTACTCTCATCGTTTTATTGGAGCTACGCAGTACTGCAGTTCTTCGCAGGGCCAATAGCGCATATGTTTTCGCCTAAGTTGATTCTAATTATTGCTATGTTGGTCAATTCAG GAACGTGCTTACTTCTACCCACCCTGAGCATTCATCTGGGCTTAGGAGGGGCGATCTTATGCAGACTGTTTCAAGGCTTTTCGCAAGGCTTTATTATTCCTTTGATCCACACCCTGCTGGGAAGATGGGCTCCAACCAACGAAAGGTCATGGATAAGTACTACGGTATATTCCGGTACATCTTGGCCTTATTCTTGGGACCAAACTGATCGTATTCTCTGGAACTTCTGTAAAATAGCGAAACTTTCCTTTTTAGGTTGTAGTTTCGGCACCATAATCTCAATGCAAATCACCGGTTATCTTTCTTCATCTCGCTTCGGGTGGCCTGCGTCTTTTTACCTTTTTGGGGGTCTTGGAGTGGGTTGGTGCGTTCTATGGTTGCAGTGGGGAGCTGATAGACCAGCGACTCATAGAAGCATTAGCGCGAAAGAGAGGAGGTATATAGAGGAATCTTTGGGACAAGAACATGATGAAAACCTCAAG GGCATCAGGGTGCCGTGGAGAGCGATCCTAACATCACTGCCCTATTGGGCCATCATTGTTGCGGCCATCGGCGAGTCTTGGGGCAGCACCTTCTTAATCACAGAGATCCCGACGTATCTCAGCAAAATAACCGATATCGATATCGAAAAG AATGGACTGTACTCTTCAGCACCATACGTCGTGGCTGCGTTTTTTACAGTCCTCTATGGCCCAATAGCGGATTACATGATAAGTAAGGGGGTAACTTCTAGGAAAACGGCCAGAAGGCTTTTTCACGGAATAG GGGCCTTCATACCTGCAGGAGCTTTGATATGGTTGGGCTACGAGGAAAGCCCATGGGGAATAGCAGCGCTCCTCATAGTGGCAATAAGCCTTAATGGAGCCATGTTCTGTGGGTATAATGTAAACCACATCGACATATCTCCCAGATTCTCAGGGACACTTTTCGGGATTTCCAATGGGGTCGGACAATCCCTGGCCACTCTGGCGCCAATGCTCGTGGAGTTTATTACCGAAGAG GCGGATAAGGCTGTATGGAGGACCATGTTCATCATTGCTGCTATAATCTATGCTGGAACTGCTGCCTTCTTTATCACGTTCTTGTCAGTCGAGAGGCAATTGTGGGACTCGGTTATTTGCCCGGGGAAAAACTGCCTTCGGGGCAAGGAAGAAGGGGAAATGCTCTGA